The following is a genomic window from Caldicellulosiruptor danielii.
TTATTGTTTGCAATGCTATATAATGGCATCTGTAAATACTCTTACTTATCATCTGCCTTGTTCTTTATTACTTCATTTCCATTTTATTGCTCACATTTTCAGCTATTTTGCAAACGCCTAATAGTTTATAAACTTCATCTTTTGAACAGCACTGTCACCTGTTGTGTTTGCTTGAACGCCTATCTTAATCCCTTTTAAATCTTCAAAACTTTTGATTGAGTTGTCACCCCTTTTTACAGCAATAACCTGACGAATGTAAAGGTATGGCCCTGCTAAATTGAAAGCTTTCTTTCTCTCATCTGTGATACTAAAGCATGAAATAATAGCATCAAACTTTTTGGACTTTAAAGCGCTCTGGATTCCGCTCCAGTCAACTGCAACAATCTTTAACTTTGCACCAAGCTTTTTAGCTATCTCATTTGCCAAGTCAACGTCAAACCCTACTGTGTTGTTGTTATCATCAGTAAACTCCATTGGGCGGGAACGTGTTATCCATACCAACTACAAACTCTTTGGTCTTTTTTATCTTCTCTAAGGTTGTCATGTTTTGGTCATTTGACGAACAACCACTTAAAAACGGAATAAAAAGAGATATTAGTAAAACCAATGCTATGGCTTTCTTATACATTTTTAAATATCCCCTTTCGTTGATTTAATTTATAAACGTACCTTAATAATTATACACCCGTTTTGAATTTTATCAATATTAATTTTAAGCAAAACTCAGTGTTCTTAATTGAAAACAGCCTTGCTCAAAATATATGCAATCCACTCTCTTGTTGCAAAACTCTTTAACTTCAACCCTTTTATCTCGTCAGCACTTATAAGTCGGCTGTCCACAAAAGCATTTATATACTGGTTTGCCCACGACTTGTAATCATTTTTTGAGAAAGACTTAAGCTTAAGATACCTTGCCAAAATCGCAAATGCCTGCTCATAAGTAACCCCATCATTCGGCCTGAAAACAAGCCTATTTTGTTTATCTTTCACCCCTGTGATAATTCCCATCTTATAAAGGGTTTCTATCTCAGATTTTGCCCAGCAGTTTTGAATGTCAGAAAAAGAATACTTTTTGATGTTCTTTTCTATTTTTATATCAAACACATTTACAAAAAGCTTCACAAACTCCTGACGGGTAACAATATTTTTCGGTCTGAAAGTGCCATCTTTATACCCATCAATCTTGCCAACGCTTGCAAGAAAAAGAATGTGGTTTTTGTATGGCGAATTTTTAATATCACTAAACAGCAAAGAACCATCAGAAGGCATAAGAATTACTCTAACTGGCAGGATAAACATGCTCTGTGGAATCAAAACCGAATTTGACTCAGACGAAAAAGTTTTTTTGTCAGAAAAATAAACTGTCAGTTGTCTGTCTGAATCTCTTGTAAATCCTTTTACGTAGTAGGTCTTATTTGTCTTTGAATACAGTACAACTTTCATATTATTCGAACCATTAAAGTAGTATTCAACCTTGCAAAACACATCTGCTGCAAAAACCTTGGGTTGCCATAAAATTACTGCTACCAATATCAAACAAATAAGAGTTTTTTGAAAAACTTTCATCTTGCTCTATCACCTTCTTGTCCACAATATTTTTTATTACATACTCGAAACAACATGATAGAAAAAGGCCAAAACATATTCTCTTGTTACTGTCTCTTTGGGATTGAATGTAACATAGTCAAAAAGCCAGCCCATCTTGTACGCTTTTTTCAATGACAAAAAGTATCTGTCATCAGCAGAAAGTTTTGTCCATGTAACATCGTCCACTGAGATTTCATTGCCAGTGTAAATCTCATAAAACCTTACTATCATATCTACAGCAGCTTCCTTCGTGAGAACAGAGTTGTCCTGGGTATTTTCAATTAGGCCTGCCTTGTTTGCTTTTTTAACATAATCGTCAATTATCTCAAACCTGTAGAGTCTTTTCTTCTCTGCAAAATATACCAAAAAAGAAGCAAGCTCTTGTTTTGAGACAGCGCTTTTTATCCCTATTGTATCGCTTGTATCATCACTGGGAACATTCTTAAAAAGATTGTAAAGCTTTGTTGCATAGCTACTCGAAATTATATCTCTATAAAAACTTTTTCTTACAATCACAGTTGCTTGAGGCGTTTGCAAATTAAAAGTCACACTTTTGTTGTCATTTGCAAACTCGGCGTTTTCCGGCTCTTTCCAAGAAAGAGAGGTCAAATCAAAAACATATGGTATCGCAGCAGACCACGGTTCTCTGTTCACAAGTGAAATTTTAATTGGCATCGGAAAATATGATATTCCTATTTGCTTTGTCAAGCTTGAAGCTGTGCATCTGATATCATACACTTCAGAGATAGCATCTTTCACATAATATTTGTCAGACGCCTTTACAAATATGAGTTCAGTATACACACTTGAGGGTGATATACCAGACACTGTCAGTTTATTTATGTCGCTACTGTCGATGGCAGTAAAATTAAACTGCGAAGATGCTCCATCTAATGTGACAATGCAATCTTTATTGAGCTTAACAAGTGCTTTTAAAACATCATATCTTATTTTTATTACAAACTGATAAATAGATTGGTTTGTTCTCTTTGTAAAATCAATTGAAACAGGCTTTGAATCTAAAGACTCATTGACATATCTATAGGTAATCTCTATTATCATCTTGCCACTTGCAGGGTCCTCTACTGTTATAAACGGCTGAGTTGTATCCTGGACAGTATCAAACACACCTGTGTACTCGCTCACATCCTTTTTAGTAACAAAAGAGATAATTTCTGTCGACTGTGATAGCTGACCGT
Proteins encoded in this region:
- a CDS encoding ABC transporter substrate-binding protein — its product is MVWITRSRPMEFTDDNNNTVGFDVDLANEIAKKLGAKLKIVAVDWSGIQSALKSKKFDAIISCFSITDERKKAFNLAGPYLYIRQVIAVKRGDNSIKSFEDLKGIKIGVQANTTGDSAVQKMKFINY
- a CDS encoding S-layer homology domain-containing protein, encoding MKVFQKTLICLILVAVILWQPKVFAADVFCKVEYYFNGSNNMKVVLYSKTNKTYYVKGFTRDSDRQLTVYFSDKKTFSSESNSVLIPQSMFILPVRVILMPSDGSLLFSDIKNSPYKNHILFLASVGKIDGYKDGTFRPKNIVTRQEFVKLFVNVFDIKIEKNIKKYSFSDIQNCWAKSEIETLYKMGIITGVKDKQNRLVFRPNDGVTYEQAFAILARYLKLKSFSKNDYKSWANQYINAFVDSRLISADEIKGLKLKSFATREWIAYILSKAVFN